Within Spinacia oleracea cultivar Varoflay chromosome 4, BTI_SOV_V1, whole genome shotgun sequence, the genomic segment CGCCTTTTTTTGGCGACATTTCCATGTTGTTGTAGGGGGAGTCGAGCCATTGTGGCTCCATCATGAAGTGGCGTATCGCCGGTGGGTTGACATCGTGCCACTAGGAAGGGGTTCTGATGGTGAACCTCATGTTGTTGACATGGAACTCTGGTTAGGTCGGAATTGGTGCATCCTTGCACACATAATGGTTGAGAGAGTGATCTGCGGTGGGTTCTATGATCGGGAATGGAAACTCGAGTGGGAGAGGTTGGAAGGGAAGAGTGAACTTGGGGTTTGGTGTGTAGCGGCTGTAGAAGTATCGCTGGATGTATGGTGGTGGTTTTGTTAGATCCGTTTCCTCCGAGTCGCTTCCAAGATCGACCATTTGTTCATCGAGTGAGTTCGACATTTTTTGTTGGCGGTAGCTTCCTTGGTGGTTTAGGATTTGAAAGTGAAGAGTGGGGTGATGAGAGAGAAGGGGAGGGAAGAGTTGTATTGTTTTGATCTGGGTTAGAATTAGGTTTTAATGTGGATGAGAAGGTAAAAGGTTGGTCATGAGTAATTGTGATTGGTTGTATCTGCGGTGAAGAATGGATGGGTGAGATTGAATCTGGTTGGGTGGTGTCGATTGGGTTGATTATGGGTGAGAATAAATGGGATTGTTGACTTTCCATGTTTGTTTCAGCACAAACCGTTTTCACTTTTTGTGGGTTTCCTTGGCATTGTTTTTCAGCAATGGGCTGATTGGTTTGGGCCTTTTCTTTGCCTTTTTTCTCCAGTTGGGCTGAAAGCCTTGTGACCACCTTTTGGACTAGGACCGTGTGATTCTTTAGGAACCCAATAGGTTTTTTTGATTGTCCTTTTCGCGGCTTCCCTTTATCACCTTTCTCTGTTTTCTTCCTGTCAGTTTCCTTCTTCCTTTCTGGCACTACTTTTTttgcgtttctttttgttttttctgcTGTTCCCTTCCTTGAAACATGGATCCAGGGGTTTTCAATGTCTTCTTGTTGTGTGATTTCTTGTGGTTCATCCACGTTTTGCGCCGTTTTTTCAACGGTACAgattgtttctttttctttctccgAACTTCTCTTCTTTGTTTCCACAATTCTCATAGGGCATCTTTCACTCCCATGGCCAATTGTATTGCAAATTCAACAGAAATTTGGGAGTTCATCATACTGGATACTCTGCTTGAATGCACCTAACCATATACTTTCTTTCCTCTGTTTTGCCAGGTCTATCAAGATTTGGATTCTAGCAAACCTGACTCTGTTTTGTTCCAATGCATTCATGTCTGTCTTGATAAAATCTCCCATTTCGTTCGCAATTCTCTGCAAAATTGGTAGAGTGTGGAATTCAATAGGTAGCTCTGGTAATGATACCCAGACAGGGGCTTAGGAGATTATTGCTTGTGATGGTTTGAAACCCGGGGTCCATGGTTGTACTATTAGCATGTATCCCGCAATAAACCACGGTCCATTAGATAGAACTATCTCTCTTGCTTCTTCTGTCGCCATAGTGATGTTGTAGAAGCCTTTGCCTAGGGCAATTagttgaggttgttgatgaagCTTCCATATTCTTTGAACAGAGGACTTGAGGAACTCAACTGAAAATGATTTCCCAACAACTTTGATAGTAAGGGATCGAACCCATATTTCATACAGTGATGTAACTTCTTCTCTCCCCAAACTTATAAATGCTTCCACAGAGGGGTCATAGGTGGGGAGTGGGACAGTTGCGATGATGGAGGAGACCGTAGACACATTTCCGATTAAGGAGGTGGTGATAGAGCAGTAGAGTTTGGATTGGTGGGGTTGATGTTGGAGTATGGCTGCATATGATTTGTATGGTTTTTGGAGGGTGGATGTTAAGGGTTTCAGTTGTGGTTGGTTACCGTGGTTGCTGGTGACGTTCGAGAACTGTGCTGCTTGAGCGGCGGCTTCTTCGGTGGGATCTGGTGGTTGAGGGGGGGGTCTCTCTCTCTcgctctctctccctctctatAACATTTCTACACTTAAGTCTCTAGATTTAGTAAGTGTGATCACTTTATTTAGAGGACTACCTTATTCAGTGgtatttttcacttttttttgtaattaagaACAAAGGGGATCGCAACTTGTTAAGGTTAAAATTAGATCTCATGACCTCCTACATTCCTACAATCGAAAAGGATGATCTAACCACCTAAACTTATCCCTAATCGTCAATATTACTTCGTATTACTTTATATAATAGGTaaactaaaattatatatatatatatatatatatatatatatatatatatatatatatatatatatatatatatatatatatatatatatatatatactcaaatGAGAAGAAACCTTATAATGGGAAAAATGAGAAGGAatttcgatcacttgatctaCTAAATCTAAGGGAGCAAAATCTTTTCGTGTTTTGGTACAGAGTCCACTATAGTAGTAATTTTGGAAACTAAATTTCAAATCCATCTTTTTAGTAAACCACCACGTGTTATGAAATTATTTCTATGCTCTTTCTCTGAGTAAATAGATCtgcaggtccctaaactttgccaaaaggagcaattaggtccctcaagtttcaaaatgagcatttaggtccctgcgTTTGGATGGAATCcgctgctttttgttttccgtcactaacgtccgttaaaatgcatttaaattaaaaggaaactaaataaaaggcactaaacgacaaaaaaacagttacatttaccatttaccaataattaaataaagggaaattcatttcagttagctttttacaaaaatatagccGTTGAGGCTCTCAAAAAACAGAGTATTTAACATTCCATGGCAAATAAAACACTTAAAAATTTTGTAGAACGTGAATTATGAATTTTGTTACAATTTACAATTAGACGTTGCACTTACCGATATGTCCAATATTTCATGCTCCTGAATCTAATTTATTTATCAAGTTTAGATGTGTGTTCAAGCccgtctaattaattaaataaatgaacataaacgagcttgttcacgagcttgtaacatgaacgagcatgtttgtgttcagatcatgtccaaactgATTTGTTTAATGAGCCTCATTTTGTATTCTATCTCGTCTCAAAGCTAAGCTCGCTCATCAGAGTATTATTTAACGAAATTCAATTAATGGTCATACTCGTTAGATAAGAGGACGTAAAAGAGCTTCGTCCGAGTAAGGTAATGAaccttaatacggagtatgtgtTCAAACTAGgcacatatacggagtatgtatcCACTGTTCTGGAAATTTAAACATTTGTATTAGATACAAGTTGCATTTCAGACGCactatatttaatttggtcttccttggtctactaactactcctaagtatttaatgaggagcattgagatgtgagaaacagcttatcttccattggtcttccttgactatataaacacaaggaggttggcttaaagcattacaacaagactatatttaatttggtcttCCTTGGTCTACTAACTACTCCTAAGTATTTAATGAGAAGCATTGAGATGTGAGAAACAGCTTATCTTCCATTGGTCTTCCTTGACTATATAAACACAAGGGGGTTGGCTTAAAGCATTACAACAATATTCATCTCTtatatcttggtttgtattcaaTACTCCATATATATTTATTCTTCTACTCAACAACccagttttttttcctttcaattCATCACAACACAATGAATATCTTCTTAACCATAGAAGATTTCGTATACAAATATCACCCCCCATatcagaaaataaaaattagtcaTAAAAAAAACACGACCGTAGTTTCTCTGTCTAAGTAGCCTTCCAATGTCATGCTTCCATGACCCCTTGTTGAGTCATTCTCAAAGGGGTTGTGAATGTTGGAGAATCCTGAAAAGCAGATCATCGAATGGTGAGGAAATCATTTTTCGATGAAGTGAAGCTTGGGTTCGACAAAGGCGTGTTGTGAAGGGATCCACCTCGTGGGGCCTCACCTCGAGAGTTCTAGATCATGGCCATCAAACCAAGGCTTCAAGCAGTACATGAAACGAATGGATGGCATGTGAACAGAAGGTACGCGAGGCAGTTGGTCTGTATCCCAGCATGTCTGTATCCCGGGCCGAACAAACGTGAGTCGGATCAAATTGTGCATAAATGGTATCCGTTACTCGGTTGGTCTTATGTTATGGTTCAAGTGTATTACCCTTTTGAGGATTGGGTTGGCAACGGGTATTTACTAGCCTTGTACAGTGGGGAAGGACCATTGTCATGTAACTAGATTATCCTTTATTAATATATGTTGTGATTTTGTGTTTAATAAGTTAAgtgtaagaactatttgtaatcaCATCGACACTTGATTTTTAACTACTTAGATATCTCATAGGATTTTGCCTTGGGATATTTGATGTATATTAGACTTCTAGTCATATtaatgaattaggactcgaTCATATTGTAATCCCTATATCATTGTTCAATGGAATACACTGCCATCTTCCACCAAATGATCAATCTATTTGTTTAGGGGGATTAGATCTCAGTTTTTTCTTTCTCGGAATTAATCAAGATCAAATATTTTAGcatctcttttaatatattttgttaatttttattgTAGATGTATAGGGTTAAATTGCTCTGTTATGATGAAATGTGTAGGGTGAAAAAGCAAATGAAAAGGCTAAAGAACTTGAAAAAGCTAagtcaaaatcaaaagaagctATTTTAAATCATTTATACACATGTAAATtgatttccctttatttaaaatcagttttattattatttaattgaactCAACGGAAAATGTAACggttttaataaaaatagcttattccatccattttgagggacctaaatgctccttttgaaacttgagggacttaactgctccttttggcaaagttaagggacctccagacctatttactcctctttctctccccCTCTCTTGTTCCCCTGTCCCATGATACTAAATCTGCCATAGATGTTAAAAGCTTGCATaattatttttctctctcctctcctcctgACCAGTCACCGGACCTCCGCAACCACCCACGATAATTCTGccaaatccaaaatcaaaacttCCATTTATTTCATTTGTAGTGAAGGAGAGAAATTATCCATGGAAGTGAaagatggaggagagagaaagatcgaGGTGGATCATGAATCGTGATTATATGATAATTTGGGCATTTGATAAATTTCTTTTGCTCATTTGTATTGCTCATTTGAACAAAATGAGCAAATTGTTTTGCACATTTGAACAAAATGAGCAAATTGTTTTGCACATTTGAACAAAATGAGCAAATTGTTTTGCACATTTGAACAAAATGAGCAAATTGTTTTGCACATTTGAACAAAATGAGCAAATTGTTTTGCTCATTACACAAAATAAGCTATTTTTCGAAATCTCTCTTTACTATATCTGCTCTCAATCGTCCCAGACAACAAATCAATAAGGTTAGGTTAGATCTTTAGATCCCAGACAACATATCAATTAGGTCCCAAACAACATATCTGCTCTTAGTCATCCTAGAAAATCACatgaaaaatcaacaaattagCTCACACCATCATAATTCATCAAGAAGGAAAAAATCACACGaacaattgaaaataaaatgATGGAAACTACACAGTATTGAACGAATCGAGATTGATAAAAAAATAAGCAACAAAGAAAGAGGAGGGAGAACAGATTGAATATGGAGGAGACAATGAAAGTGGGTTTAGTTTatgttgggttttttttttacattgatTCAATAATTGATTCATGATTCAATTGGTTGGTCATCTCCAAATCAACGGGATAGAGAATTTGTACTTCTCATTAACACAAATTATTTTGATAATTAACTACATTAGGGGAAGCTAAGGTTGTAGATCGGCTAGGAGAGATAAAGGGTAATTGATGTTGGTGATGTTGGTTTTTTGTGCGAGATGAGCTGAGATCTTTGAGGTTGATTTTTTGTGGGAGATGAACTGGACATACAaatagggaggagagagaaaaagggagGGGCTCTAGGTGGGATTTTGTTTTGTCCGATCTTCAGCATTGgttcaattgttttgtttattCTAGTTTTTAATTATAATGTCTTCGATCAtaaaccgttggattaatttgTTTGAACGGTCAATATCCCTTCTCATTCTTCCTATTATAAGGATCTTCTCATTGGAGGAgaaccatatatatatatatatatatatatatatatatatatatatatatatatatatatatatatatatatatatataacaagtATATATTTATCAAGCTCAATACTTGTAACGGCCTGTTAATTTCTTCCATGACCTCAATATTGatgaacttaaattatttttgcTAAAGATAAGTTAGTTATTTAcactgaatttaaattatttaatctaTTGCCTTTAATTTACAACGAGTTCTACTTCCGGTCGTTTATTTGTAGTTgcaacttttatattattggCAACTTTATCCATTTAAGTTTACCAAACTAGTATTATTCATATTCAACAactgatagaaatttgaggacgcacgcgAAAGTTTTGATGGACCCGaataatataacaaaattgtattttcATCATTGATTATATTAATAGgaattgtacaacaatatttgcGATAGCTCATGTCTCTCACTTATCTCTTTGGTAGAACCTTTGTTTCTACCCCTCATATTTTGTGGAGCTCTCTTGATTAGCCCTCTTGATTAGCTCTCTTGATTAGTGAACCCTAAACTTATGCACATACAACCTATTTATAGTTGGTGTATCCTactttctagatttttctacattTATCTAATATTACATAATTCCACATCACATGTCCTAGATGCTTCTAGATACACCATCACTTGATTTTTCAATACTCATGTAGATTTTTCTAGAGTAACCTCTAACAACCCACCATTTCCCCTCATAATATCTAAAAACGGAAACATGAATGTAGTTTATTATCTATCCGACCATCCACTTGAGTTGCAAAAATTTGGGTAAACAATAAAGATTACAACTAAAACAAAACAGATGAATAAGTACATATCTTGTTACAAGAGGAAAATTATCATTATACTGCCTCGtcttcaaaatgttctttaacATTGTTATTTTGAGTTGGCACTATATACAATTCTAATTTGACCGTCAATTATCCTTTTATATGTAAAGAAAAATATAGTTATATTCGATGTTGTGAAAAATGCTCTAATATGTATGTATTTTTGAAATATcgatttttttatatttctgcGAATATACCATTAGAGATATATATGCTCAAAGTTATAGGTAAACAAACATAAAACTAGTTGATGTCGTAGTTAGTGCAAGATGATTTGCATGATTGGACAATTGGATAgtgtaagattttttttttttcgttatAGTTATTGGTCCACAATGAGTACATCAAATTGTTTTCACATTGAACTACCAAAATAATTGAGTATTGTCTTGTAAAAATGCGATTAGGCCTTGTTCTCTTTAATTTATAAGGGTCTTATTTTCGGGTATtaaaagttcagataagtttaaatAAGTTAAATAGGTCCTATAAATTCCTATAAGTTCTTATaaagttttaataaaatatgtaatattatgattagttgcgttgttatattaaataaattatatttatattattatattaaaacaTATGGTTATTAATATTGACGATAATAATTATCAATGATAtgtaagtattaattaatatgttattattaattgcTAACAAATATAATTATAAGGGAAAAAACTTAATAAACCCTTTTAAAATTACGTGTACATCACAAATAAATTAACAATCTTTTCGGTGAGAAGCAAATAATGATAATATTACTTCTTTAAATCATTTCATTAATTGAAAGTAATAACTTCCATTAATGATAATATTATTTCTTTACATCAATGCgttaattgaaaataataatttccaaTAAACTTATTACTTCTTTACATCAATGCATTAAGTAAAATACTCGTAGGAAATATCAAAGAGTTGTTTTTCGTCCGTGATAAAGTTCAATTATGTAGTATAATTAAAGAGGTTTATTAAAGAGTTAAtcacaaatattttttttacaaatcgGTCGAATTCGTACTtggattttataaattttgtataATTATTATAGTGCTATAATTTGTATTATTAATAACAACCTAAAAACACAATTCTTAAtcggaaaaattattttttaccacctaaaaaattgaaaaataaaaaactaaaacttgtattttactccctccatttctaaatgttgtatccatttggaatcttggggggtttttaagaaaaatagaatcttggtttgtatgggtataagtgtaatgattgggtgtaagagaaatgattgtgtgtaagaatgtgtaagagattcttttttaaagaataaagtaaggagagagaaaatattaaagaattatGGGAAATGGaatattttcaattaattaatcaaaaatcagaaaaaatctGATTGAAGTGGGGACCAAAGTACATGAGTTGGATTTATTTCATCCAATGAGAGTTaagcaacaaaataaaaaacggagGGAAGACTTCCCAAATTGGGAAAGTCCACTTCCCTTTTTACACTTCCCTCCAAAAACAGAATTTCAGCCAAAAGTTTTCCCTCCAAACtttttccctccaaactttCTACATTTACCACACACCCTTTATAAATAGGGGTCAATTTCTACCAAAAACCCCTCATAAATTCCAACTGTTTTaatatcaacaacaacaaaaaaccaaAGGCAATAAATGCACTATAATTAATCAGCAAGGGGACATtaatggcttcagatcaagaggaGGACGAGTTCCTCGGTTTTTCCGATGATGAAGGAGACGGCACGAACTCTGATTCagattatgatgatgatgaggcaaCCCAAAATGCTGAAAGTGAAGTAAATGCTCATCAAATTGGGGACTTTGAGCATAATCAACAATTGCCAGATCTTAATGAAGTGGGACAAGAATATGCACAAGAATGTGAAGTGGGATCACAGCATACATCAGGTATATCAGATAACCACTCAGttccatttttgtttgatttgaacatgCCAACACAACAAGAGTTCCCACCATCTCCAATTCATCAAACAGAAACAGAGCAAAATCATCATAAGCCTAGAACCCCAAGGATTAACAACGAATTAAGGTTGGAAATCTTGTTGTTCCTTCTCTTAAGAAAAGAAAAGCATTCAGATGAACTCATTCATGGGACAAATAGGCAGGCTGTTATAAAGTTTGGTTACACAAGGAAGACAATTAGACTAATATGGCAGAGAGCATTGGCACATAAGGCAGCCATGGATTCGTATTTCTATGATAGCAAATATCACAACTGTGGGAGGAAGAGAATTCAAGTAACATATGAGTCTATAGCCTCCATACGCATGGGGGATAGAACAACCATTATTGATCTTGCAAGGATGATCAATTTGAGTCCCACAACAGTTTGGAGAATGGTGAAAAGAAAACAGATAAAACCACATTCAAGTCCCTTGAATCCAGGCATTTCAGAAGAATGCAAGATGGCAAGGATGAAGTGGGTACTTGGTCTCTTAATGGACTACTCAATACCAAATGATCCCACATATTACAGCATGTATGATTTCATTCACATCGATGAGAAATGGTTCTATCTTACACAAAAAGTCAAAGAGTTTATTTAGCAAACAATGAACCATTTCCACACAGGAAGGGAAAATCAAGAACTAAGATTCCAAAGTTCATGTTCATGGTAGCAGTAGCAAGGCCAAGGTGGGGACAAGATGGGCAGTGTGAGTGGGATGGGAAACTTGGTATATTTCCATTCACAGATGCAGTGGCAGCAAAGAGAACATCCAAAAACAGAGTGAAGGGGACAATTGAGACTAAACCAATCAAGTCAGTGAATCAGATTGCAACTAGGGCCATGCTAATCAACTACCTAATCCCAGCAATTAAAGAGAAATGGCCACCACATGAGGGGGAAAAGGTGATATACATCATTCAAGACAATGCAAAGgcacacattttgcaaaatgatCAAGAATGGCAGCAACATTACAAGCAAGATGGCTTTACATTGATATTGACTCAGCAGCcagcaaacagtccagattgTAACATATTAGACTTGGGGTTCTTTAGGTCAATTCAATCACTAATGCACAAAAAGATGCCTAAAACAGTTGAAGATTTAAGTGGTGCTGTGACTGAGGCATATAATGAACTGCATGCAAAGACTCTATCTAATGTGTGGATGTCACTTCAATATGTTGGAAATGAAATTTTGAAACACAAGGGGGACAAAAACTACCAACTCCCACACAACaagaaaaatattttagaagatGAGGGGAATCTGCCAGAACAAGTTAAGGCCCCAAGGTGGGTTGTGAATGAATGCAAACAACTTGTTGATGAATGGAGAGCAAATCAGTGAAGTATAAAGCAAGAACGAGAGAttactttttgtgttttgggaaCATGTTTTAAAAGTTACAAGAACAAACAGAAtgtcacttttgtaagcttGAATGAAAGCATCACATGTATTTAAAACATTTTGGAAGCAACATATCAACTGGAAGAATGAATGAATCAATTTATTGTTGTTAATCTTTAGTTTTTGTTCATCATACTCACATATTTGTACTTATTCATGTACATGGCATAATCACGTATGATTTCAGGATAAGTCAAAATCATAAGGGAACATGTACATGGAAGCAATAACATGGCAGCAATGCACAAGGCAACATGAACAAGACAGCATGAACAAGGCAACAATAACTAGGCAGCAATGAACAAGGCAACAATAACTAGGTAATCACAATCATAGTTTAGTTTTTGTTCATCATAATCACAatcatgtttattatttctagttgtaattgaaacacaaaacatCAATTGAATCAGTCAGCCATTCCTTAAACCATGAAGGGGACATCTTTATGTTTTCAAGGCAACACATGAAATCATTTTCAAGCCAAGGCAAAGCATGGGGACATGTTGTTCTCAGTTTGTATTTGTTCATCATCATTGAATCCTATACTTTAATATCCTCCTCCCAAATGGAGTGAATGACTAACACAAacagaaatgggaaaggaaagtCACTCCATTTGACAGAAGATACTAAAAGTTTATGAAACTCAGGACAAGCAAAATCACAACTTCGAACACATCAGCTTCAAAATgaaagaatgcatatcacatcattttcagatggaaaatcTTCCCACTTTGAAACCGATGCGTCAAAAGATGTAA encodes:
- the LOC110787724 gene encoding uncharacterized protein, translated to MVAVARPRWGQDGQCEWDGKLGIFPFTDAVAAKRTSKNRVKGTIETKPIKSVNQIATRAMLINYLIPAIKEKWPPHEGEKVIYIIQDNAKAHILQNDQEWQQHYKQDGFTLILTQQPANSPDCNILDLGFFRSIQSLMHKKMPKTVEDLSGAVTEAYNELHAKTLSNVWMSLQYVGNEILKHKGDKNYQLPHNKKNILEDEGNLPEQVKAPRWVVNECKQLVDEWRANQ